A window from Roseburia sp. 499 encodes these proteins:
- the galE gene encoding UDP-glucose 4-epimerase GalE, giving the protein MAILVTGGAGYIGSHTCIELINAGYDVVVVDNLVNSSEEAVKRVEQITGVKVPFYEADILDREALEKIFDTEKIDSVIHFAGLKAVGESVSKPLEYYYNNISGTLVLCDVMRKHGVKNIIFSSSATVYGDPAIIPITEECPKGKITNPYGQTKGMLEQILTDFHVADPEWNVVLLRYFNPIGAHESGLIGEDPKGIPNNLVPYIAQVAVGKLKCLGVFGNDYDTPDGTGVRDYIHVVDLAKGHVKALKKIEDKSGVSIYNLGTGIGYSVLDVVKAYEKACGKEIPYEIKPRRAGDIATCYSDASKAKRELEWEAEYGIERMCADSWRWQSMNPDGYRK; this is encoded by the coding sequence ATGGCAATTTTAGTAACAGGAGGAGCAGGATATATTGGAAGTCATACCTGTATTGAGTTAATAAATGCAGGATATGATGTAGTAGTTGTGGATAACCTGGTAAATTCCAGCGAAGAAGCAGTAAAAAGAGTGGAGCAGATTACAGGTGTGAAAGTTCCATTCTATGAGGCAGATATTTTAGACAGAGAAGCATTAGAAAAGATTTTTGATACGGAGAAAATCGACAGTGTCATCCATTTCGCAGGACTGAAAGCAGTGGGTGAGTCTGTAAGCAAGCCATTAGAATATTATTATAATAATATTTCAGGAACATTGGTGTTGTGTGATGTGATGCGTAAGCATGGAGTAAAGAATATTATTTTCTCATCCTCTGCAACCGTATATGGAGATCCGGCAATCATTCCGATTACAGAAGAGTGCCCGAAGGGAAAAATCACCAATCCATATGGCCAGACAAAGGGAATGTTAGAGCAGATTCTGACAGACTTCCATGTGGCAGATCCAGAGTGGAATGTTGTGTTGCTTCGTTACTTTAATCCAATTGGAGCACATGAAAGTGGATTGATTGGGGAAGACCCGAAGGGAATTCCAAATAATCTGGTACCTTATATTGCGCAGGTGGCAGTAGGCAAGTTGAAATGTCTTGGTGTATTTGGAAATGACTATGATACTCCGGACGGAACCGGTGTGCGTGATTATATTCATGTAGTAGACCTTGCAAAGGGTCATGTAAAGGCTTTAAAGAAGATAGAGGACAAATCAGGCGTAAGTATCTATAATCTGGGAACAGGTATTGGTTATAGTGTACTGGATGTGGTAAAAGCCTATGAAAAAGCATGTGGAAAAGAAATCCCATATGAAATAAAACCAAGAAGAGCAGGAGATATTGCAACCTGTTATTCCGACGCTTCCAAGGCAAAGAGAGAATTAGAATGGGAGGCTGAATATGGAATTGAACGTATGTGTGCAGATTCCTGGAGATGGCAGAGTATGAATCCGGATGGATATCGGAAGTAA
- a CDS encoding sensor histidine kinase, whose product MKNIPKLIRRFVVILLLCSITLIILNILALAIMTSKQAQNGHPWKTADEAAQSLQETSTGYVLSDEITNELASENVWAVFIDNNTLQVVWKTDNTPDTVPLSYSASSIANITRGYIDDYPTFTGAAENGLMVLGYPKKSFWKHMWPSWDYQLIAGFPKIVLLILAVNITFFFIIYMIANSKLLKSVKPIANGIEALGAGEPVHIHEKGLLSELATSINKTSEIVQSQNALLRKKETARANWIAGVSHDIRTPLSMIMGYAGQLKEDARLTDDERQKATVILKQSERMRNLVNDLNLASKLEYNMQPINPTKQNMIAIVRQVVVDFINMDIDDKHPIEWETDESLTFCPVNVDKDLMKRAISNLIQNSINHNEQGCKIFVNVLSKNGACSVVISDDGVGATDEQIQKLDNAPHYMLCDENTTEQRHGLGLLIVKQIIASHNGHTVINHSKYDGFEVTLTLPLHS is encoded by the coding sequence ATGAAAAACATACCAAAACTAATACGACGATTCGTCGTAATATTACTTCTCTGTTCCATAACACTTATCATTTTGAATATTCTCGCATTAGCTATTATGACTTCAAAACAGGCGCAAAATGGTCATCCATGGAAAACCGCTGATGAAGCAGCCCAGAGTTTACAAGAAACTTCTACCGGATATGTATTATCCGATGAAATTACCAATGAATTGGCATCAGAAAATGTATGGGCAGTTTTTATTGATAACAATACCCTACAAGTAGTCTGGAAAACAGATAATACCCCCGATACTGTTCCACTTAGTTATTCCGCATCCTCTATTGCTAATATCACTCGTGGTTATATCGACGACTATCCCACCTTTACAGGGGCAGCCGAAAATGGTTTGATGGTGTTGGGCTACCCCAAAAAAAGCTTTTGGAAACATATGTGGCCCAGTTGGGATTATCAATTAATTGCCGGCTTTCCTAAAATTGTGCTTCTTATTTTAGCAGTCAATATTACGTTTTTTTTCATCATATATATGATTGCTAATTCAAAGTTACTAAAATCCGTCAAGCCAATTGCAAACGGTATAGAAGCCTTGGGGGCAGGAGAACCTGTCCACATCCATGAAAAGGGTCTGCTTTCAGAACTTGCTACAAGCATCAACAAAACTTCTGAAATTGTACAATCGCAAAACGCATTGCTACGCAAAAAAGAGACCGCTCGGGCAAATTGGATTGCAGGTGTGTCTCACGATATAAGAACACCGCTTTCCATGATTATGGGATATGCCGGTCAGTTGAAAGAAGATGCCCGTTTAACTGATGACGAACGTCAAAAAGCCACTGTCATTTTAAAACAAAGCGAACGTATGAGGAACTTGGTTAACGACCTTAATCTGGCTTCCAAATTAGAATATAATATGCAACCGATAAATCCTACAAAACAAAATATGATTGCAATTGTCCGGCAAGTTGTTGTTGATTTCATCAATATGGACATTGACGATAAACACCCTATTGAATGGGAAACAGACGAATCCTTAACCTTCTGCCCTGTAAATGTCGATAAGGACTTAATGAAACGAGCAATCAGTAATCTCATTCAAAACAGCATCAATCATAATGAGCAAGGATGCAAAATTTTTGTCAATGTTTTATCTAAAAACGGAGCATGCAGTGTAGTAATATCTGATGATGGTGTTGGTGCAACAGATGAGCAGATTCAAAAACTGGATAACGCTCCACATTATATGCTCTGTGACGAAAACACCACAGAACAACGCCACGGTTTGGGATTACTTATTGTGAAACAGATTATAGCTTCCCACAATGGACATACAGTCATTAACCATAGTAAATATGATGGATTTGAAGTTACCCTGACCCTCCCATTACATTCTTAA
- a CDS encoding response regulator transcription factor: MDFEYLKRKRILLVDDEQELLNMVVSILKEEGFCNIATAKTVKEALDLADSFAPELAILDVMLPDGNGFSLMEQLKKKSEYPIFFLTARGEDEDKFQGFGLGADDYVVKPFLPKELTFRIMAILRRSYKEENPLVTLHDSEIDFDRAEIIKNGEHIPLTAKEHDILSVLYRNAGRIVTIDSLCEAAWGDNPYGYENSLMAHIRRIREKIELNPSRPVSLITVKGLGYKLVIGGK; the protein is encoded by the coding sequence ATGGACTTTGAATATTTAAAACGTAAACGCATACTGCTTGTTGATGATGAGCAGGAGCTTCTAAATATGGTAGTATCTATTTTAAAAGAGGAAGGATTTTGTAATATTGCAACCGCTAAAACTGTGAAAGAAGCACTTGATTTAGCCGACAGTTTTGCACCTGAGCTTGCTATCCTTGATGTAATGTTACCAGACGGCAACGGCTTTTCTTTAATGGAACAATTGAAAAAAAAGAGCGAATATCCAATATTCTTTTTGACTGCCCGTGGCGAAGACGAAGACAAATTTCAGGGTTTCGGACTCGGTGCTGACGATTATGTAGTGAAGCCATTTCTTCCAAAAGAATTGACTTTTCGCATTATGGCAATTCTACGCAGAAGTTATAAAGAGGAAAATCCTCTTGTGACATTGCATGACAGCGAAATTGATTTTGACCGCGCCGAAATAATTAAGAATGGAGAACATATCCCTTTAACAGCGAAAGAACACGATATTCTTTCTGTCCTATATCGCAACGCAGGTCGCATTGTAACCATTGACTCTTTATGCGAAGCTGCTTGGGGAGACAATCCTTATGGATATGAAAATTCTCTGATGGCTCATATTCGCCGTATCCGTGAAAAGATAGAACTAAATCCTTCACGCCCGGTATCCCTAATTACAGTCAAGGGATTGGGATACAAACTGGTCATAGGAGGAAAATGA
- a CDS encoding ABC transporter ATP-binding protein — protein MNIIETKNLTKSYSDFTAVSGVDIHIPKGTVYGFLGPNGAGKSTTMKMFLGLTKPTSGSFVIDGKKYPENRVEILKEVGSFIEAPAFYGNLTGEDNLDIIRKILGLPKSAVSEALELVGLTQFKDRLAKKYSLGMKQRLGLASALIGKPPILILDEPTNGLDPVGIHEIRTLIRSLPQKFDCTVLVSSHLLSEIELMADNIGILNHGHLLFEGTLDELKQGAELQGYPTDNLEDTFLALIDADNRQRGGVR, from the coding sequence ATGAACATTATTGAAACAAAAAACTTAACAAAATCATATTCAGACTTTACCGCTGTATCGGGAGTCGATATTCATATCCCAAAAGGAACTGTCTACGGATTCTTAGGCCCAAATGGAGCAGGCAAGTCCACGACAATGAAGATGTTTCTTGGACTGACAAAGCCTACAAGTGGCTCATTTGTAATTGATGGAAAGAAATATCCTGAAAACAGAGTTGAAATTCTGAAGGAGGTTGGTTCTTTCATTGAAGCCCCTGCTTTCTATGGAAATTTAACCGGAGAAGATAATCTGGATATTATCCGCAAAATTTTGGGGTTGCCCAAATCTGCTGTTTCCGAAGCACTGGAACTTGTTGGTCTTACCCAGTTTAAAGACAGACTTGCAAAAAAATACTCTCTTGGCATGAAACAGAGACTGGGACTTGCGAGTGCTTTGATTGGGAAACCACCGATTCTTATTCTCGATGAACCGACGAATGGGCTTGATCCTGTGGGGATTCACGAAATTAGAACGCTGATTCGTTCCTTGCCACAGAAGTTTGATTGTACTGTATTGGTGTCTTCACATTTACTTTCTGAAATTGAATTAATGGCAGATAACATCGGCATTCTTAATCATGGGCATCTTCTGTTTGAAGGAACGCTTGATGAACTGAAACAGGGAGCTGAGTTACAAGGGTATCCAACAGATAATTTGGAAGATACTTTCCTTGCATTGATTGATGCGGATAACAGACAGCGAGGTGGTGTAAGATGA
- a CDS encoding ABC transporter permease: protein MSFRLECKKVKRTGFLPALIGGGILAAVVPVINMVFRSECYVGLESSPIQILIGANWQMMAMLNILLVVAGACIMYHTEYVDNAIQKMCTLPTKESNLFFGKFALIAVMCVVILIIEAVAIALCSYHWFEWNVNLEVELLKNFGYFLLLLLPTVLSALLIASACKNMWVSLGIGVVCVFIATMIPTSNFTLSLFPFALPFQTFAGVTENTIRNFAIAGTIESIVIAIAEVLFLRVRRSFE from the coding sequence ATGAGCTTTCGATTAGAGTGTAAAAAGGTAAAACGGACAGGTTTTTTGCCCGCGTTAATAGGTGGTGGAATTTTAGCGGCTGTTGTACCGGTTATCAATATGGTATTTCGTTCGGAATGTTATGTTGGGCTTGAAAGTTCTCCGATTCAAATACTGATTGGGGCAAATTGGCAGATGATGGCAATGCTCAATATTTTGCTAGTGGTGGCAGGGGCATGTATTATGTACCATACTGAGTATGTAGATAATGCAATCCAGAAGATGTGTACATTGCCCACAAAGGAAAGTAATTTATTTTTTGGCAAGTTCGCTCTAATAGCAGTTATGTGTGTTGTAATATTGATAATAGAAGCCGTAGCAATTGCTTTGTGCTCCTATCATTGGTTTGAGTGGAATGTAAATTTGGAAGTGGAATTACTTAAAAACTTTGGCTATTTTCTGTTGTTGTTGCTACCTACCGTGTTATCCGCTCTTTTGATAGCATCGGCATGTAAAAATATGTGGGTTTCGCTGGGAATCGGTGTTGTCTGTGTATTTATAGCTACAATGATTCCTACAAGTAATTTTACGTTATCGTTGTTTCCGTTTGCTTTACCATTTCAGACATTTGCAGGTGTGACAGAAAACACGATTCGTAATTTCGCAATTGCAGGAACGATTGAAAGCATAGTTATTGCCATTGCAGAAGTTTTATTCTTGAGAGTAAGGAGGTCGTTTGAATGA
- a CDS encoding ABC transporter permease — MSFISLIGVELGKIRRSKILLILFGAIVILWVPSIINANMNFQMQAEGISPENNFLVQGFMSMSWFMFPASMVVSTVLLNQTERSNKGILKMLALPISTAKLCLAKFVVLILLAAFQILMTVGMYFVSAAIVSHTQNYDFMLSPLFVFKEAGWMFLSSIPMLAFFWLLSVGIQTPIFSIGVGLASIVPSILMINTKAWFLYPMAYPFFVITSEYGKLASNITTMQVEWIPWLPVAFGITIGCLLISCLRFGQAERR; from the coding sequence ATGAGTTTTATTTCTCTAATCGGTGTTGAACTTGGAAAAATACGTCGTTCAAAAATACTACTAATATTATTTGGCGCAATAGTTATTTTATGGGTGCCCTCAATAATCAATGCTAATATGAATTTTCAGATGCAGGCAGAGGGAATCTCGCCGGAAAATAATTTTCTGGTACAGGGCTTTATGAGTATGTCATGGTTTATGTTCCCGGCCAGTATGGTTGTAAGTACTGTTCTGCTAAATCAGACCGAAAGAAGTAACAAGGGTATATTGAAAATGCTTGCTTTACCTATAAGTACGGCAAAGTTATGTCTAGCTAAATTTGTTGTATTGATTTTATTGGCAGCTTTCCAGATTTTGATGACAGTTGGAATGTATTTTGTTAGTGCAGCAATTGTATCACATACGCAAAATTATGACTTTATGTTGTCGCCTTTATTTGTTTTCAAGGAAGCAGGATGGATGTTTCTGTCTTCGATTCCTATGCTTGCATTTTTTTGGCTCTTGTCTGTAGGTATCCAGACACCGATTTTTTCTATTGGAGTGGGTCTTGCTTCCATTGTACCGTCTATTTTGATGATAAATACAAAGGCATGGTTTTTATACCCAATGGCATATCCATTTTTTGTAATTACGTCAGAATATGGTAAATTGGCTTCAAATATAACAACGATGCAAGTTGAATGGATTCCGTGGTTGCCGGTTGCTTTCGGCATCACCATTGGTTGCTTACTTATTTCCTGCTTACGTTTCGGGCAGGCTGAAAGGAGATAA
- a CDS encoding cell wall hydrolase produces MNKNRKRIIGSFLLILLMSGMCGGTIQATQSQIDEVQENIDELEEKKEEAEQQVDNLSDSADSLTGDLKELDESLSQATNELNETEQQLNSVRAELEQTKIDLEAAKIQEQQQYEAMKKRIQFMYEMDTDSIAEILMESSSIVDFLNRSEYIISIHEYDRNMLDTYRATKEEIASKEQQLETQEAELVALQQQEIEKKQQLASLVDSTSQKLVAAKEQLAAAKADAASYEAEIERQKEYEAQLEAQKAAEDAARLEEICQQEEELNQDTENQTPIIADTSEQALLAALIQCEAGGESYEGKLAVGSVVINRVRSSHFPNSIAGVIYQSGQFSPVASGRFATVLAEGADASCVQAASEVLGGRITVDCLYFRRNTGDIEGIVIGNHVFY; encoded by the coding sequence ATGAATAAAAATCGAAAGAGAATCATTGGAAGCTTTTTGCTGATACTTCTAATGAGCGGCATGTGTGGAGGGACAATTCAGGCAACGCAGAGCCAGATTGATGAAGTGCAGGAGAATATAGACGAATTAGAAGAGAAAAAGGAAGAAGCCGAGCAGCAGGTAGATAATCTTTCTGATTCTGCAGACAGTCTGACAGGAGATTTAAAGGAACTGGATGAGAGTTTGTCACAGGCAACGAATGAATTGAATGAGACAGAGCAACAGCTGAATAGTGTCAGGGCGGAGCTAGAGCAGACAAAAATTGATTTGGAAGCAGCAAAGATACAGGAACAACAGCAGTATGAAGCAATGAAAAAGCGTATTCAGTTTATGTATGAAATGGATACAGACAGTATTGCAGAAATATTAATGGAATCTAGTAGTATTGTAGATTTTCTAAACCGTAGTGAATATATTATAAGTATACATGAATATGACCGAAATATGTTAGATACATATCGTGCCACAAAGGAAGAGATTGCTAGTAAGGAACAGCAGTTAGAAACACAGGAAGCAGAACTTGTGGCCTTACAGCAACAGGAAATAGAGAAAAAACAGCAACTTGCTTCCTTAGTAGACAGTACGTCTCAGAAGTTGGTAGCGGCAAAAGAACAGTTGGCAGCAGCAAAGGCAGATGCAGCAAGTTATGAGGCTGAAATAGAACGACAAAAGGAATATGAAGCACAGCTAGAGGCACAAAAGGCAGCAGAAGATGCTGCGAGACTGGAAGAAATATGCCAGCAGGAAGAAGAATTGAATCAAGATACGGAAAACCAGACTCCCATTATTGCAGATACTTCGGAACAGGCACTTTTGGCAGCGCTAATTCAGTGTGAAGCCGGGGGAGAAAGTTATGAAGGAAAACTTGCAGTGGGAAGCGTGGTAATTAATCGGGTACGAAGCAGTCATTTTCCAAATAGCATTGCAGGAGTGATTTATCAGAGTGGACAGTTTTCTCCGGTTGCCAGTGGACGTTTTGCTACAGTTTTAGCGGAAGGGGCAGATGCTTCCTGTGTTCAGGCAGCATCCGAGGTATTAGGAGGAAGAATTACAGTGGATTGTCTTTATTTCAGAAGAAATACAGGAGACATTGAAGGAATTGTAATTGGAAATCATGTTTTTTATTAA
- a CDS encoding acetyl-CoA C-acetyltransferase, translated as MAKKVVLAGACRTAIGKMGGALSNTPAVDLGAIVIKEALNRAGVKPEQVDEVMMGCVIQAAQGQNVARQASIKAGLPIEVPAFTLNVVCGSGLKCVNEAANMIMAGQADIVVAGGMENMSMAPYAMTKARFGYRMNNATIIDTMVNDALTDAFNHYHMMITAENVCDKYGITREELDEFSANSQQKCEKAIAAGKFDDEIVPVPVKVKKETVMFAKDEGPRAGTTAESLGNLKCCSGKEGGLVTAGNASGINDGAAAIVVMSEEKAKELGVTPMATWVAGALGGVEPEIMGVGPVASTKKVLERTGLSIDDIDLIEANEAFAAQSIAVARDLNFDMSKVNVNGGAIALGHPVGASGCRILVTLLHEMQKSGANRGLATLCIGGGMGCSTIVEKY; from the coding sequence ATGGCAAAGAAAGTAGTTTTAGCAGGCGCATGTCGTACCGCAATCGGTAAAATGGGCGGAGCATTAAGCAATACTCCAGCTGTTGATTTAGGTGCAATCGTAATCAAAGAAGCATTAAACAGAGCAGGTGTTAAGCCAGAGCAAGTTGATGAAGTAATGATGGGATGTGTTATCCAGGCAGCACAGGGACAGAACGTTGCACGTCAGGCTTCCATCAAGGCAGGATTACCAATCGAAGTACCAGCATTTACATTGAATGTAGTATGTGGTTCCGGTCTGAAATGTGTAAATGAGGCAGCAAACATGATTATGGCAGGACAGGCAGACATCGTGGTTGCAGGTGGTATGGAAAACATGTCCATGGCTCCATATGCTATGACAAAAGCCCGTTTCGGATATCGTATGAATAATGCAACAATCATCGATACCATGGTAAACGATGCATTAACAGATGCATTCAATCACTACCACATGATGATTACAGCAGAAAACGTATGTGATAAATATGGCATTACAAGAGAAGAACTGGATGAGTTCTCTGCAAACAGCCAGCAGAAATGTGAAAAGGCTATCGCAGCAGGAAAATTCGATGATGAAATCGTACCAGTTCCTGTAAAAGTTAAGAAAGAAACAGTTATGTTTGCAAAAGACGAAGGACCTCGTGCTGGAACAACAGCAGAATCCTTAGGAAACTTAAAGTGCTGTTCCGGAAAAGAAGGCGGTCTTGTTACTGCTGGTAATGCTTCCGGTATCAACGATGGTGCAGCAGCAATCGTTGTTATGAGCGAAGAAAAAGCAAAAGAACTTGGTGTTACACCAATGGCTACATGGGTAGCTGGAGCACTTGGTGGAGTTGAACCAGAAATCATGGGTGTTGGACCAGTTGCTTCTACTAAGAAAGTATTAGAAAGAACAGGTCTTTCTATCGACGATATCGATTTAATCGAAGCAAACGAAGCATTTGCTGCTCAGTCTATCGCAGTTGCAAGAGACTTGAACTTCGATATGTCTAAAGTAAATGTAAACGGAGGAGCAATCGCTCTTGGACATCCTGTTGGAGCTTCCGGATGCCGTATCCTTGTAACATTATTACATGAGATGCAGAAGAGTGGAGCAAACAGAGGTCTTGCTACACTGTGTATCGGTGGTGGAATGGGCTGCTCTACAATCGTAGAAAAGTACTAA
- a CDS encoding 3-hydroxyacyl-CoA dehydrogenase family protein, which translates to MKVGVIGAGTMGQGIAKAFAQTDGYEVALCDIKQEWADNGKAKIEKGYARLVEKGKMTQEAVDAILAKITPGLKEDLCADCDLIVEAAFENMEVKKTTFSELDKIAKPECIFASNTSSLSITEIGNGLTRPMVGMHFFNPADRMKLIEVIAGVNTPVETVEAIKKISEEIGKTPVQVNEAAGFVVNRILIPMINEAAFIKMEGVSDIAGIDAAMKLGANHPMGPLELGDFIGLDICLAIMDVLYNETGDSKYRACPLLRKMVRGGNLGAKSGKGFYIYNADRTKTPVDAQ; encoded by the coding sequence ATGAAAGTTGGAGTTATTGGCGCAGGAACAATGGGACAGGGAATTGCGAAAGCATTCGCTCAGACCGATGGATATGAAGTTGCACTTTGCGATATTAAGCAGGAGTGGGCTGACAATGGAAAAGCAAAGATCGAAAAAGGATATGCAAGACTTGTAGAAAAAGGAAAAATGACACAGGAAGCAGTAGATGCTATTCTTGCTAAAATCACACCAGGATTAAAAGAAGATCTTTGTGCAGATTGCGATTTAATCGTAGAAGCAGCATTTGAAAATATGGAAGTTAAGAAAACTACATTCTCTGAGTTAGATAAAATTGCAAAACCAGAATGTATCTTTGCTTCTAATACATCCAGTCTTTCTATTACAGAAATTGGAAATGGCCTTACACGTCCAATGGTAGGTATGCATTTCTTCAATCCTGCTGATAGAATGAAATTAATCGAAGTAATCGCAGGTGTTAATACACCAGTTGAAACAGTAGAAGCTATTAAGAAGATTTCTGAAGAAATCGGAAAAACACCGGTTCAGGTTAATGAAGCAGCAGGTTTCGTTGTAAACCGTATCTTAATCCCAATGATTAACGAAGCAGCATTCATCAAAATGGAAGGCGTTTCTGATATCGCAGGTATCGATGCAGCTATGAAACTTGGTGCAAACCATCCAATGGGACCACTTGAGTTAGGAGACTTCATCGGATTAGATATCTGTCTTGCAATTATGGATGTTCTTTACAACGAAACTGGAGACAGCAAATATCGTGCATGCCCATTACTTCGTAAAATGGTTCGTGGTGGAAACCTCGGAGCAAAGAGCGGAAAAGGATTCTACATTTACAATGCAGATCGTACTAAGACTCCGGTTGACGCTCAGTAA
- a CDS encoding acyl-CoA dehydrogenase, whose product MDFSLDKKHEMARTLFRDFAETEVKPLAQEVDETEVFPQGTVDKMAKYGFMGIPVPKEYGGQGCDPLTYAMCVEELSKVCATTGVIVSAHTSLCIDPIMTYGTEEQKQKYVVPLAKGEKLGAFGLTEPGAGTDAQGCQTKAVLDGDEWVLNGSKCFITNGKVADVYIVIAVTSVTEDKRGRKKKNFSAFIVEKGAPGFSFGTKEKKMGIRGSSTYELIFEDCRIPKDALLGPEGKGFPIAMHTLDGGRIGIASQALGIAEGALERAIEYTKERKQFGRSIAQQQNTQFKLADMAARIEAAQLLVYKAAMAKATQKVYSVEAAKAKLFAAETAMAVTTEVVQLFGGYGYIREYDVERMMRDAKITEIYEGTSEVQRMVISGALLK is encoded by the coding sequence ATGGATTTTTCTTTAGATAAAAAACATGAAATGGCGAGAACTCTGTTCAGAGACTTTGCTGAAACAGAAGTAAAGCCTCTCGCACAGGAAGTTGATGAGACAGAAGTATTCCCACAGGGAACAGTAGACAAAATGGCAAAATACGGTTTTATGGGAATTCCAGTGCCAAAGGAATATGGTGGACAGGGATGTGATCCTTTAACATACGCTATGTGTGTAGAGGAATTATCCAAAGTTTGTGCTACAACAGGTGTTATTGTATCTGCACATACATCTCTTTGTATCGATCCAATTATGACATATGGTACAGAAGAGCAGAAACAGAAATATGTAGTACCTCTTGCAAAAGGTGAGAAACTTGGTGCATTCGGTTTAACAGAGCCAGGCGCTGGTACAGATGCTCAGGGATGCCAGACAAAGGCTGTATTAGATGGTGATGAATGGGTATTAAACGGATCTAAGTGCTTTATCACAAATGGTAAAGTTGCAGACGTTTACATTGTAATTGCTGTTACAAGTGTTACAGAAGACAAGAGAGGAAGAAAGAAAAAGAACTTCTCTGCATTTATCGTAGAAAAGGGAGCTCCAGGATTCTCCTTTGGAACAAAGGAAAAGAAAATGGGTATCCGTGGTTCTTCTACATACGAATTGATTTTCGAAGACTGCAGAATTCCAAAGGATGCATTATTAGGACCAGAAGGAAAAGGTTTCCCAATTGCTATGCATACTCTTGATGGTGGACGTATTGGTATTGCTTCTCAGGCACTTGGTATTGCAGAAGGTGCATTAGAAAGAGCAATTGAATACACCAAGGAAAGAAAACAGTTTGGACGTTCTATCGCTCAGCAGCAGAATACACAGTTCAAGTTAGCTGATATGGCTGCAAGAATTGAAGCTGCTCAGTTACTTGTATATAAGGCAGCTATGGCAAAAGCAACACAGAAGGTATATTCTGTAGAAGCTGCTAAGGCTAAGTTATTTGCTGCAGAAACCGCTATGGCAGTAACAACAGAAGTTGTTCAGTTATTCGGTGGATACGGATACATCAGAGAATATGATGTAGAACGTATGATGCGTGATGCTAAGATTACAGAAATCTACGAAGGAACTTCTGAAGTTCAGCGTATGGTTATTTCTGGTGCATTACTTAAGTAA
- a CDS encoding electron transfer flavoprotein subunit beta/FixA family protein, with protein sequence MKIVVCVKQVPDTKGGVKFNPDGTLNRAAMLTIMNPDDKAGLEAALRLKDQYGAEVTVLTMGLPKADEVLREALAMGADKGILVTDRVLGGADTWATSTTLAGAIRNLEYDLVITGRQAIDGDTAQVGPQIAEHLGLPVISYAQDIKVEGDSVVVQRQYEDRYHELKVKMPCLITALSELNEPRYMTPGGIFDAYDKEVTVWGRADLKDVDDANLGLKGSPTKIAKASDKVPKGAGEMLAGDSPEELVNALVGKFKEKHII encoded by the coding sequence GTGAAAATAGTTGTATGTGTAAAACAGGTACCAGATACAAAAGGCGGAGTTAAGTTTAATCCAGACGGTACTTTGAATAGAGCTGCAATGCTTACTATTATGAACCCGGATGATAAAGCAGGCTTGGAAGCAGCACTTAGATTAAAAGATCAGTATGGTGCAGAAGTAACCGTACTTACTATGGGTCTTCCAAAGGCTGATGAAGTTCTTCGTGAAGCATTAGCAATGGGTGCAGATAAAGGAATTCTTGTAACAGACAGAGTATTAGGTGGAGCAGATACATGGGCTACTTCTACTACACTTGCTGGAGCAATCAGAAATCTTGAATATGATTTGGTTATTACAGGACGTCAGGCAATCGATGGAGATACTGCTCAGGTAGGACCTCAGATTGCAGAACATCTTGGACTTCCGGTTATTTCTTATGCACAGGATATCAAGGTAGAAGGAGATTCTGTTGTTGTACAGCGTCAGTACGAAGACAGATATCATGAATTAAAGGTAAAAATGCCTTGCTTAATTACAGCATTATCTGAATTAAATGAGCCACGTTACATGACTCCAGGCGGAATCTTCGATGCATATGACAAAGAAGTAACCGTATGGGGAAGAGCAGACTTAAAGGATGTTGATGATGCAAACCTTGGTCTGAAAGGATCTCCAACAAAGATTGCAAAGGCATCTGATAAAGTTCCAAAGGGAGCTGGAGAGATGTTAGCAGGTGATTCTCCAGAAGAATTAGTTAACGCTTTAGTTGGAAAATTCAAAGAAAAACATATTATCTAG